Within the Bacillus sp. FSL K6-3431 genome, the region TGCGAAAAGTGTAGCTGACCAGTATAAGCATGGAAAAGTCGTGGAGGGAGTTATAGGAAGTGGTGATTGGTGGAATAGGGAGATCGACCGTATCCAATGGTTCCATGAGAACTTTGGAACAAGCGGAGAAGAGATGGAAGCTTTCGCTGTTGCCCAAGTCGCTCATTTACTAGATGTTCCATACCTATCCTTGCGGACAATTTCCAATTCTGAAGTAACAGATGACAATATTGAGGATTTGGAAAAAGCGGGGCATTACGGTGCAGAGTTTACGATTGATGTTGTGAAGGCCATCGCAAAGTAAACTTAAAGGTAAACCAAAATCAAACAATGTATATAAACACGCAGCACCTCCCGAAATGGAAGAGTGCTGCATCTTTCATTCAAAAAAACCTCATTTACTTATGGTACGGTTCCCCCCTAATAATCCTAAACGCCCGATACACCTGCTCCACCAATATCAATCTCATCAATTGATGTGGAAATGTCATTTTAGAAAACGAAAGGCTTTCATCGGCCCTCCGCATCACTTCTTCACTCAATCCCAATGATCCACCAATCACAAATACAACTTTGCTTTTTCCGTATATAGCTAAATGATCTAAGCCTTTAGCCAGTTGCTCTGAAGTTTTCATTTTTCCTTCAATGGCTAGGGCGATGACATGAGCATCGCCACTAATTTTAGCGAGGATGCGCTCACCTTCTTTTAGCTTTACTTGTTCCATTTCATTTTCACTTAGTACCTCTGGAGCTTTTTCGTCGGGGAGTTCGTGGATATCGACTTTAGCGTAGGCGGTAAGACGTTTTAAGTATTCGTCGATGCCTTGCTTTAAATATTTTTCCTTTAATTTACCTACAGATATAATCGTAATATTCAATCTGGCAATCTCCTTCCTTTGCAAATGTGTTACACACAGGTTGCGAACAAGCTATCCACAATAGTTATCCACATATCCACAAAATTAATCCACATTATGTGTCCGAATTTTTGTTCGCCACAATATAAGCTGCTGGATTGGGACAATATTCACAGGGTGTGGATAACTCGACTCCCGTTTTTACCTCTTCTAAAAGTGGTGCTAATTCATGTTCATCCACCATAATATCAAGTGCTAACTCTACATGTTCTTTGCAACAATAAATCATCTGAAACCCTCTTCCTCATTGGTTTTTCACGCTTGCCAGAATCTTGTACAATATTCTAATTTGTTTATT harbors:
- the rlmH gene encoding 23S rRNA (pseudouridine(1915)-N(3))-methyltransferase RlmH codes for the protein MNITIISVGKLKEKYLKQGIDEYLKRLTAYAKVDIHELPDEKAPEVLSENEMEQVKLKEGERILAKISGDAHVIALAIEGKMKTSEQLAKGLDHLAIYGKSKVVFVIGGSLGLSEEVMRRADESLSFSKMTFPHQLMRLILVEQVYRAFRIIRGEPYHK
- a CDS encoding CxxH/CxxC protein, producing MIYCCKEHVELALDIMVDEHELAPLLEEVKTGVELSTPCEYCPNPAAYIVANKNSDT